CAATACACTCAAAGAGAATAAGTGATCACAGTTCCCTTACAGGCTGTTGCAAATACACTTAACAAAAAGGCTATGCATCCTGTGGCCTCAGTAAGGAACTGCATAGCACACAACAGGTGAGCTTTCAGGCCATTTGCAGGGACACGCAAAGCTGAAAACAACTGTAAGTGTCCCCTGCAATTGTGGACTATTCACTGCTCCACACAGCCTTTATGTAAAGATCAAGTGctaaaataacataaatgcaTCATGAAATGTCAAATTACCTCAAGTGGACCACAAACTAGCTGTCTTGAAACATGTCGTcttttgtgtatatttttgaGTGTAGTATTCCAAATAAAACAGGTGTGCCATTCATTTACACATTGGAAAAACCTGGTCTTACAATACTGACTTACTTCcaatttatatgtattttaggTATAGTCTAAACTATACACTATGGTTCATATTTGATTTACTGAAACAGGCTAAACGAGTGCTGCGTTCTGACGAAGAAGGATCTAGCATTTCAATTCTAGTGGCAACGGTTCCTAGAGGCATAAGGAATGCTTCTTTAAAAAACTGCATACATACAACATAACTTACATCATAAATAATTCCTTGACAATAAAATGACCACAGCATCAATGTTTTACAGAAAAATCTACAGTGATGGCAAAAATGGCCAGATCTTTCTGCTGTCAAAACAGTTTTGACAGAAATTATGccattttgaaaataaagaaagtgtTACACATTTTCCTGTGACTTGCCTTTTGCACATCTATAACAATGCCCATTTTCTTTATACTTTAAATATCATGTTACATAAGGTGTCACCTCATTGGGTTCTGTGCACATATTATACTGAAATAATGCAATTGACATGAAATATCAGAACAAAACTGTAAAAACCAGGTACAAAAGGTACAATATAATCAAAGGACCACATGAAGAAATGTGAAAAAGTCTTCAGTATTCACAGAAAAATATCAACTGAAGTAACTCACCGGACAAGAAGCGTCCTAAGTTTATATACATACGATAAGTAAAATTGAAAATAGATTTTCCTCTCTGTACATAGCACTGTATTCTTTCATCTTCCCCTTCCTTATTTACAAAGAACTCCTGTTCCCGAGGTCTCCCATCATGTCTTTCAGTTTTGTGTGGAGCTAGTCAAGAGAGATAACGTCAGATATGGAGCCATAAATGGCCGCCGCCGCTGCAGCTTCCACTGAGGACCTCGACAATCCCGAGATGGTGtccctgtctctgtctttgtcgCGGTCCCGCAAACTGCTGGAAGACACCAAACTACTGGTGCTGCCACTGTTGCTGCCCCCGTTGGTGGCGGCCAGCGTGCTGCTCCCCGGGGTGCCCGGCTGGTCCCGTAACATCTGAGGGGAGCCGTAGGGCAGGAAACGGTTCAGCAGCAAGTCGTGATCCTCCGATGCCGAAGCCGAAGCAGCTGCCGCAGCAGCCATCACCATGTTGTAATGCTAACGGGACCGAAAAGAGTGACCgttaaaacaacaaccaaacatAAACGTACTGTAGTATGAGGCTGCTGAAGTTTATGTGTTTGAGGAAATATACCTGATTGTCGCCttggaggaaggagaagaaattTAGAtctgcaagaaaagaaaaaggttcaGTCCATTTACTTTATTCTGGATATACACAACCAATATTCATAGTTACAAATTGATTTAACGATAAACCAACATCTCTCTTCAAAGATAGGTTTGCTTAGATTATCTAAGTCTGTCTTAAAACCAACTTGTATGGCTGGAATCTACATTGAGAGAATGATTGGTTGCTGTAATCATTCATCATGTCCATACTGGCAGTGAAATGATCCTCCCTTTGTAGTTTGGTCCAGTTTGGTGACTATGACACACAGCTTATGGAGGAAATTAAGGTTGGGTTAATTAAAAACCCTATCCTACTACTAACTctaatactattactactactactaatgataATTATAGGCGTGAAAGGGTGTAGCAGTGCATTTGAATAGCTGGGACATTATTATGTAAAAACTTCAGGAGTATACACTGTTTGTGGAAACAAAAAGAGGGATTTTTCTACAACAAAGACTCCAACGTTGAAAGATACCAAGTTGATTGAGCTCACTTAAGATTGTTTTGACATCTTGTTAACTTCAGCTTCACTTTAAAAGATATCTTGTTTTACAACCAGTACGGACAGAACAAATGAATACTGTGATCAATAATGTGACGTAGGTTTTGGGCATGTGATTATTGTATTAAGACAGACTCAACAAAAATCTAGACCTATCTTTTAAGGCAAGTAACAGGTGTACCTGGCAGGTCACTAGTTGTGTGATAATAGTGGCGATAGTCCTGGATAagaggcggagggggaggaaTGTAGCTGGTCTCCACGGTGGGCATGCTGGGTGCTCTGCTCAGAGGTGGGGATGGGCTGTGTAGGTTAAGTACTCTGAGAAGAAACACCACCACATCAGGTTAGAGACAAATAACACGGCACAACGGAGCTGAGAACAAAGATCCCCAAAATACATTTGCTTATGGTGATCTAACTTCCTGTTTATGGTTTGGAGACTCACCCCTTGCTTGGAGGTGGAGAGACAGGTGACATCGAGGGACAGGCCCTTTTAAGAGGCGGCTCATCATCTAGCTCCTCCTCTGAGGAGCTATCCAGTGTGAGGTCAATCACGTCAACATTCTTGCCGTTGTCTTTAGACGATCCCCGTTTATGCTCATGCGAATCTGTCCGAGAGGAATCTATATAGGAACAGTTAACTCACACTGTGCTCACAGCTCTCAATGACTGAGTACACTTGAAGAAATTGAAGTACACAAGCTACATACCGCTGTCTACACCATTGTACGACGCAGACACATCCTGCACCTCTCTCTTCGACCTCATGGGGGACCAGTTTCCATCTTCTTTGAACTGGATTTCATCACAGTCAGAACAGCTATTCAAGATTTCCATGAACAACCTGTGAAAACAGCATAACGTTTCTATACAGTGTAACAACTAGCAACCAGAATTACTAAGGCTTTAGTACTTCATCGTCTTACGTTTTGGGAAATACTGTGTTAGAGGCAGGTTATAAAGCTGCAATTCAGACGCTTTGGTGGTGGATTCGAATACAACTGAGATAATTGAATATGTTTCAGGAAAGTTGATGAAAGCAATAAATCTAAGAGTTTGAAAACTTATCCGGGACCAACACACTGCCCAGTGCTTTATCATTCCGTGAAGACGGATTTTCTGTTGAAAATGTTCAGAgtctttatcttctttttaattttttcgcCAAAAAATAATGGTTCCAAACAAAAATTGTGGATAGCACCTGGAACTTTTTTTGGTACCACCTTGGTCGGGGTTCTAAGCGAGCTGAGCCGAGACTCGAAGGTAGAGTTAAAACACATCAGACCTCACTAGTGGACACAACACatcctgcacaaacacactactTTTAAATAGCTGTGCTACAGtcaattttatttgtttactcgAGCCAGATCTATAAAAATGTCAACCGGCGTAGACTATGCCATACAATTGACAAAGTCCAGATGTTGCTCTGTTTGATTGCCAATGAAAAGATTCACTGCCACTTTGAAGATGATGTCACAGCATTTTCACAAGTAATAGCAATGGTGATCAGCTGGGAGACCGTACACCGCCGAAGGGCTACTGTCTGCAGCGGAAAACGAAATTGTGAAAAGGAACTGGTACCAGAAGTGAGTTGACCAGAACCATGCAGTGGAAATGAGGCGTTAGACAGTAATCTACCaggaatgtgtgattgtgttgtgCTCACCCGTCGATAATGAGGTGCTCATAGGGAGCCTTCTTGTCACAGACTGGACACACCCAGGTCGGCTTCTTCTCATTCATTTGGATGTAAAGTGTAGCATCGAAGCACTGAAGGTGAGAACACGTCAGCGCTCTGCAAGGGATTGTCAGCCTCATCTTCCCCAGCTTtaccacaaaacaaaaataatacgCAAAATTAATGCTGCTTAGTTTTATAATGACAGAATATTGTAGGACAAAGCAACAGTTTTCCAATTAAGAATACATATGGCACATTTTGTCTCTAAATTTCTCAGCtaaataaaaattaatttttgccaacttaaaaaaatcacaatgcAAATAGAATTGTCAATACAGTTTTTGTAGATGGATTGAAAAACTAATTGACTAACTGGTTCTCCTGGTATTCTGCAAGCTACTAGGTATACTTATCACAATAACTACAACAAATAGGCAGTAGATTTAAGTATTTACAGGACACAGGAGAGAGACTCGTAGGCTGGTGGTGGCGATCTCACTCTCTGGATCAGCTGTTAATTTCTCTTTGactgtgagaagaaaaagaaatacacaatacaacagtTATGACTTTGTTTAATCCAAGTGTGCTAATGTTAACTTGTTTGTCAGGATCTCAAACTACACCAGAAATAATCCTTGATCAATACATATAGaatacaatatgtatatttacatacacacaactGTCTAACcaatacaaaaatatgattGGAGGAAAATGTTCTACGTTACGTGTATGCAAAAACCACAGTGGAACAACACCTGTTCAAAGGCCATTTTCAGGAATCGTTAAGGAACTGAACAACTTTGCAGAACTTGGTTCCTTTTTTGGGTTCTAAATTGAATCCCTGGAACTTCCAAATTGTAGTGACTACGTGGTCAAGTAGGCCACAAAAATGCACAGGATTTACTATATAATAGAAGTTACAATATATGTGCATCTTTTACTAACAGATGCAGTGACAACACCTGTTCTATGTTTTTACTTCAAAATCCAGAGGCAACTTACTCAGAGCTCTTGAGTGGTCAGGGTTCCTAATTCCTTTCGCCCGTAGTCTTTGCAACAACACTGCAGACGACTGCTGTCTTACCAGATAAACAGCCATGGAAAAACTCTGACAAAACAAAGATAAAAGGAGCGAAACAGTTACACCGAGGTGACTAATGTCCTACATAATGACCTATCACACTGGATTTAGAAAAGCTTTGCTTGAATCTTCTTACCCTCCCAATTTCTGAAGTCCATGACACCACAATTGTGTTGGCGACTGTGGTGGACAGTCGGACAAGAGAGGTTATGTTGATGGGGCGGCTGGGCCTTTTTGGTTCAACTCCATTTTTGGTTGGAGGAAGATATCCCTGCAGACAAAACATCAAACATCAGTGACCTTGAGTCTCAGTAACTGGTGGTGTGTTACACAGACACTTTGACAAGATAGGCTGACAACAAACTGTCTGGACTCACCGGGAGATTACAGGGTTTGCTGTTCACCTTCACACACAGATTAGGGGGGAAATGATCCTCTTGGGGACAGCTGGTCTCTGATAAACAAAATCTGAAAATGCACAAAAGATTATGGCGGGAAGCTGTGTGGAAAAATCTTTTGCACTAGTTGCCACTTTCATGTTTAATTTACTATTTCAGTTCTGTCAAGTGCAGCCCACTATTCACTTAACAGTTATACTTCTtgtataaaaagagaaaagtatgTTTGACCTACCTTAACTGAACTTGAACAGCAAAGTCACATTTGGTCCCAGATATGTCCCTAAAGAATTCAAAAATAACAACTTAGTTTACTCTGATTGCTTGCTGTGTCAGATAAACCATGAAACGGTACATTGAAAAATGGTTTTCAcagtattatttattcttttctcACATCTCTTAAAGATAAACTTTGTACTTACATGGAGCTGCTGATCTGTTGAACTTGCTGTGGTGTTAATGCAAAAGCATAACATGCTTCCTGGAACCGTTGGCTGTTGTCTGAGGCTACGAAAAAGAAACCAGGAACATGCCAGTCAGAGGGAAAACCTACAGAAATCATTAGGCTAACTAATGTCAACTTATATTGAACCTAGCATGGTTTTGACAAGTCATGGTTCAGATATCTGTGATCACAATGCTGCATCAATATGTAGATGAGGGAAAGGTGTTATTAGACAGCTCAAATGGAAGTGGTGGACTCACCCAGGCTGGTTGGCTTAATGAGCTCATCCAGTACGTCATAGAATGGTAATCTCTGGAGCTTGACATCAGGATGTACAGGGTGAAGGGCGGAGGGGAGGTGAGGCAAACCGAGCTCATGCTTAGGCCCAAGTAAAGAAACAGGCAGCAGAGGCGATGTGGAACCGTGGCTGTCAAATCCCAGCTGGGCAAGGCCAGCAGGCAGGCTGGAGGCAGAGTGAACACTGGGCAGCGCCAGGTCGACCGGCGAAACCATTTTGGTTGGGAAGCGCCGTCTGTAGAGCTCTTTGATCTTCATCTGCACTGGGGGACTGCAACCAGCCTTGAGTAGGTGGAGAGCTTTGGTCAAAAGTTCGTGTTTGCGCCCGTGCTTATTCCGTCCTGCATACCCCAACAACACTTGGAGCTCCGAAACTCGAAGGCTCATTACCATTTGCTGGTGAAAAATGCAGAGTGGGGAAAATGGTAAATTATTAAACCATGAAAAACTGATTTTCTTTActaagaggtaaagaaaaaaggtttcttTTGTCATCAGACttatcatttaaaacataattcTTAAAATATGgcttattcattttctttaacaCTCATAACATTTGCATTGTTGAGATATGCTTGGAACAGGAAGACGCACATTAAGAGCACCATCATACCATATATTTAACAGAAACGGCCACTCTGAGGTTGTTTCGGCAGAGATGGCCCTCTGGCTTGAAGCAGAGACCGCACGTAACTTCAACTAAAGTTCCTTTTTGCAAGGGTGTGTGGACAAAACAGCATgagtatcatcatcatcaacaatcTATTGATTGGATTTTTCTTAGTACAGTGTAATGAAATCAGATAGAGCAACACCACAAACCTTAAAATCCTCATACCATTGGATCAACACCTTTGTGACACAGAAGCTATGAAACTAAAACATTTTCATATCCACGAAGGTCAAGTCTCCTTTGTATTATGTTACTGTTTGTTCCATCATAGAAATGTCTTGTGAATAACTGTGTTTATAAGGTACAATGTGGCACCACATGCAATTGAACACTCAGTGTTGCCATTACAAACAAAATCTGCAATAATGAAGTGcatatgaaaacacaacaattcacTTTATCAATCAAGGTTATCTGCGTGTTAATTGCGGAATCCAATTAGCACTCAATGTGGAACTGCATATGGTCAACATTTTAGTAACTGTATACatgataaatagatatatactttattcatccccaggggaaaTATGTTAAACATGTGGATGACGCCGGATATCTGACCTGTTTATAGAATTAAGTGTTGCATAACACCAGATAAAGTGATGCATTTATATGTAGTCAATAAATGAGATGAACTTGAATGATATATGTTAAATGTCTTTTGTACTGTAAAGAAACAATACTGCTCAgatgaggcagaggaggagtgTCCATGGTTCCGAGATTTGTTTAGGAAGTGAgcagaccaaaacaaaaacgtTTAACAATGAGCGTTTTCTGTCAATTAAAACATAATTAGCAACATTAAGAGAGTAACGGTAGAAGGTGGAGGGAGACCGCGTAGATTTAGCATTTAGCCAACAGCGGCAGTGTGATGCCGGTGTAACGAAATCTGACTGAAATAAACCCTAATGTTACAGTATTTGCTTTATTTACTATATTTGAACATCAATCGCAAATATACGTTACATTCCCGCAACCCAGACTGTGAATAGTAGCTAGATTTCGTGGTCCATCGTCACATCCCATCTGAAATAACGCTAATGGAAGCTACATTGCGCTCATCTTCCAGGGAATAGACAGAGCCcaattttaaaaacagacattaTGGCCCCCCTGGGGAACTACTGATAATGTCAAGTGGTTAACACTACACTGCCGTTAGGTGGAACACGTTGACATTAATGATGGTGTTCATATCTTTCTAAAAGCGATATGTGGCCTTATCTGCAGGAGAGCTCACAGCAGAAGCAGCCTAACGGAACGTCGGCAACAATAACAAAGCTAATGCTAGCGAGCTAGCCAGCCAGCTAACAGTTTGTCGGTCCACACGgctctgttgtttttgtattatatgCTTTGATAACCACATTATTGGGGTCTCTGCTGTCCAGTAACAATGGTGTTATGGTTTTTAATTCAAATCTCATAATATGAAACGTCTATTTGTCAAGCTGATGAAGGGGCTCTCTTTACCTTCAGTTCCGCACTCTCCGCCATCTTGTTACATTTGGTGCGCATGCGCAACAGCCAACCTCAAGGGACAGCGCAAATTCAAATTTGTGTCACTTCTTCCCCACAAACAGAAGGGGGCGCTGCTGCAACACGTAAAACTGTATTGGACATTAGGGTACAAGTTGTTATGCCTACCACTAATATACCATTGTATTTGTTTGAAGATTGTTGTACTGATCGTATAAAAGAGCTAGCACAAAGATACAACCGACTGTGCGTCGAGATAGTACattatgtttcttctttttcatttgtattttatcaAACAATTAATCGACTATTTAATTAGTCATTACAGGAAATCAATGGCCACATTTTTTGATAATCGTTTACGTAATCAAGCGCAAATGACAAACATTTACTGATTCCCTAAATGTGAGGATGTGCTAGTTTTCTCTATTTTATATCACTGAATATTAAATAGGCTATTTTTGTTTTGGACAAATTGAAGGTGTCACAACGGGATCTGGGAACTTGTGTTCTAATCAATCAGTCGATCAAATAAATATCTATCAAAGTGTTTTCTCAAGCTTCTTGTTTTTGGCACTAAAACAACAAATGGCCTTAGTAATTCAATACACAAAGGTGAACTTTTCACATAATTTCAAAGGCAGAGCAAATAGCTTATCTTGAGATAAATGGGTAAAATAAAAGAATTCAACTCAAGAAAGGGAATTATGCACTGAGGGCAAGAATccacatttcttttaataaattaatatatttattagcgatgaaaacaaatatattaggCTACTTGAACAAATAGGTTACTCTGAATAATATATGTCGGACCTAATTCAGCCTACTACTTCAGTGTTTTGTAAGTCTTCAGAGACAAATGGCTTGGTTTGACCGCtacaaataattacattgtaGGCCTATTTCAATGCACACGTTTTTGTATGTTAATTCCCATAATTTGTTTAAAGTGCATTACATTTAAAGGAAGCTATTGGCCTGCAAAGAAGAACACAGCAAAAGCAGTAGGCTAATTCACAATACTGAGAGGATAAGGAGCAATGAATTGGCTCGTCAAATCTGCTATTATTGACAAAAAACAACGAAATAACAACTACAATTACAAGATACATACATTGTCATTGCACTTTgccacaaataataaatatcatcAATGGTATAATTTCAGGAAAACCAATTACACTGTATGCAAGATGATGACATAAATAGTGAGGGTGATagacattttataatattacatatattacaaGTTAGTCTTCTTTTAACTTGATTCCTCGGAAGTTTGCCTTTGTTTCCTTctaatataaatgtgtaatacTCTGATTCAGGGCGGTAGCAGAGGAGATTTGAAGGAGCAGGATCCGCTGCAATGGCGAGGAGTCAACATCTTACACGAAAAATGATGTAATGCGTCGTGAGCTTCTATGAAGAAGGAGATAAAACAATCAATAGTGCACGTGCATGCGATGGTAAATCGGTCTAATGGAAACATATATTAAGCTACGACACACTTGACGTGTTTAAAGTATGCATTTTGGGTCAAACACAGTTACACAATAATAGGATCAATTGATTGAGGGTCATGCTCCAAAAAGGTCTTGATCGACGAGTCTAGTCTGGTAATTGTCTGTCTATGAGCCTCTGGCTTCAGAAATATAATCTGCCATACTGGCTGCTATTTCACTGATTTTACAATGACTTTTTAACTTCTGTTGAACAACACGAATTCTCTTTCTTGGTCCAACTCGCTGCACAAAGCGACTAGAGACCGGATAAGCACGACATAAAGACACAGGTGCACTGAGCACCAGCTTAATTATCGGAGGAAATGTTGTCTTTATTTGAGATGTCCATTACGTTAAAGGTTCATTTATGTATTCTAAATGGTAATGTGGGTCTTTATTTAATAAGTGGAACTTAACAAATTGATCAGgtcaaatgtgaaataaatcagAAGTGTTTTCCACACAAGTGATACGCGTGAATTTAATGAATGTTACGTATCAAAACAGCTAATTGAAGCCTAAAGACAACCCAGGCAAATCCTTGGTATCCAGCATACACAGAGCATGCCGTGCATAATGTCTGTCATCAATCACGTCGGTACACATGTCACAGTGAATCTGTGAGTCCACGCTGCTGCTGTATCCGCACCCTCTGCTTTATTTCTCTCACCTCTGACGATGTGAAGCTGCTGAACCATCTCCTCTCTATAGGAAAGTTCCCTTTTCATTTGATCCTGAAAATTATCTGAGAAAACAAATAGCAGACTTGAGTCACTAATGCGGTCAGCcgccataaaaaaacaaaacaatactaAAACCATCAATGAAAGCCtaatttaacacacacacacggcgttAATTTAGCTGTAAAATATACTTTGTAATTtacacaaatgttgcttattagtttattcatatgaaaataaaataaaaaccttaaAAACAAGGATAATGAGGTTAGCCGGATGAAGTCCTCCCAATAGATTCTTGATTATAGGAGATTCATAACTTAATTATATTGATAACACTTAAAGAGGTCCGTTCAGAAGATTCTCCGCCGCCTCTTGAGGGCGCTGTTCTCAAGATAAAGCGAGACACCAGGTGCAGCCCTCATCTAGAGGGCTACAATCAAAGAAAACGTCATGCTATGCTGTGGACAtacttacatttatattttctagTGGAGATAAGAAATTAAAATTGTTGTAGATAATTCAGTTTAGAATAATTTAACTTGAAAAAAATTCTACCTCATTGCTCAGTGTCAGAATATTTTGTAACAAATGCAACAATGAGCGTTTAAATTATAAAGTGTAAATGGAATAATTGTTTGTAAATGTAGGCCTAATCAAATCCTCATTGATTCTAAGAAAAGGACCTATGACAAATTTAATAATGTCCAGTTGAGGCATTTGTTCTGATGTTGTAAACAACATGCTTTCATTAGTTGTAATTGTATATTGTGCCTTATGACTTGATCCATAACAACCCACCTTTTTGGCTATTAAGAGTACAAAAGAGAGAATAAATGTTGAACGGAGGAAGTTTCACTGCTGCTATCCCCATTGTATTGTCGTGTCACTAGATTATGCGTTATCAAACTCCAGGAGCTATGTCAAAATACTCTAATGAATGCATGGAGATAATAAAAGTATATTCAAAAGTATGAGAAGCATTTGTACAGAGTCAAATGTACTTGGATTGTATAGCTTTTAAGTAATTTCTAAGACGGTCTTCTGACTTTGACACATGTGATGTTGCACCAAGTTGAGACAAAATAACTATAATTAATACACAACAGGTCATATTTGAGATATCCTTCTGGTAAAATAATCAGTATGGCACATGCTGTTTCGATGATGAAAGATGATGAATCATTTGCATCACATAGGTTGGTCTAACATAACCACTTTGAGAAATGAATACCTTTACAACATAACAGttatttgtttttccctttCTAAGATGttgcacaaataaatacaattttacttTGGGAAGTATAAGGTGGATTTCTTTCCTGCTGTTCTGATAAAACAGTTATGTGCATCACATCCATTCTCCATTTTAATGAGATTCTCAAATAGCTTTCTAGAAAAACAGATTTGAGCGGGTGAGACAATTTCAAGCATTTTGGAGAGATGTTAGTTTTTTAAATACTGGAGCAGTCAGAATGTGAGTGGTATTTTGTCTCATAATTCACCTGAGATTGATATGATGCACTCTTGTTGCTTCTTCTACAGTATATTAACACGTCTATATTAAGAAATAAGATCTCTACAGCACCGGTGTTGAGCTTTTATGTATAAAAATGCAGATATTCTGATAGTATTGCACACTGAATGTCTTTGTCACATTTGTCATTGTGTTGCCATTCAAAGCAGCTTAATATCAATCCGGATATTTAAATTCAGCTCCTTGTTTTTTCCAAATTaccctttcttttttaaatgttatgtatgtccaaagatatttaaaacaagttatataaccttgtttctgtttcttgtttcttaGTCCCAAAATATTTGAAGTTTCTCCAACTAATTTGTAAAGATACAGGTATGTTTTTTGACTGAAGGTTACTAAATTGCTGCATGAAATAATCCTCTCAAATCTGATTAAAAGGGGTTTGAAAGCAAAAGAAGGACAGCGTGTCCCTGAAATACTTAGTATTTTTGGAAGAATGATGCCCTTTAACCGATTTGTTACTCCGCAGAGAGGAGCACGTGCAGGGTTCATGTTTTGGCATGACTCACACACCTGACAGGGGAGCCACACAACATTCACCAGAAGACTTTTGGGTCTATGTCGGTCAAATTACTAGAGATAAAAGCCCAAATATTGGAAAAGCACGGCTGCAGAATTTAGCTTACCTTTCAAGTTTTGAAATTCACGTTCCAGCTTTTTCCTCAGCTCAACTTGCTCTAACAGCTGCTTCTGTAGTTCCTCTAAAAAGCAGACAGAAATAGAGGAcgttggaggaggagaagaggtaCAGCAGGATTCCTTCTAGGAcagttttctatttttaatgACAGTGATGAGGACACCACCATCATTTACATCGACTATTCAGAGCAGGTCTTCCTGGgcctgcagtaaaaaaaaaaaattctgtttaTGCCTTTAATGTTTTTGGAGACGAAGGCCAA
Above is a genomic segment from Cyclopterus lumpus isolate fCycLum1 chromosome 6, fCycLum1.pri, whole genome shotgun sequence containing:
- the pias1b gene encoding E3 SUMO-protein ligase PIAS1 isoform X3, which translates into the protein MKIKELYRRRFPTKMVSPVDLALPSVHSASSLPAGLAQLGFDSHGSTSPLLPVSLLGPKHELGLPHLPSALHPVHPDVKLQRLPFYDVLDELIKPTSLASDNSQRFQEACYAFALTPQQVQQISSSMDISGTKCDFAVQVQLRFCLSETSCPQEDHFPPNLCVKVNSKPCNLPGYLPPTKNGVEPKRPSRPINITSLVRLSTTVANTIVVSWTSEIGRSFSMAVYLVRQQSSAVLLQRLRAKGIRNPDHSRALIKEKLTADPESEIATTSLRVSLLCPLGKMRLTIPCRALTCSHLQCFDATLYIQMNEKKPTWVCPVCDKKAPYEHLIIDGLFMEILNSCSDCDEIQFKEDGNWSPMRSKREVQDVSASYNGVDSDSSRTDSHEHKRGSSKDNGKNVDVIDLTLDSSSEEELDDEPPLKRACPSMSPVSPPPSKGVLNLHSPSPPLSRAPSMPTVETSYIPPPPPLIQDYRHYYHTTSDLPDLNFFSFLQGDNQHYNMVMAAAAAASASASEDHDLLLNRFLPYGSPQMLRDQPGTPGSSTLAATNGGSNSGSTSSLVSSSSLRDRDKDRDRDTISGLSRSSVEAAAAAAIYGSISDVISLD
- the pias1b gene encoding E3 SUMO-protein ligase PIAS1 isoform X1, which gives rise to MRTKCNKMAESAELKQMVMSLRVSELQVLLGYAGRNKHGRKHELLTKALHLLKAGCSPPVQMKIKELYRRRFPTKMVSPVDLALPSVHSASSLPAGLAQLGFDSHGSTSPLLPVSLLGPKHELGLPHLPSALHPVHPDVKLQRLPFYDVLDELIKPTSLASDNSQRFQEACYAFALTPQQVQQISSSMDISGTKCDFAVQVQLRFCLSETSCPQEDHFPPNLCVKVNSKPCNLPGYLPPTKNGVEPKRPSRPINITSLVRLSTTVANTIVVSWTSEIGRSFSMAVYLVRQQSSAVLLQRLRAKGIRNPDHSRALIKEKLTADPESEIATTSLRVSLLCPLGKMRLTIPCRALTCSHLQCFDATLYIQMNEKKPTWVCPVCDKKAPYEHLIIDGLFMEILNSCSDCDEIQFKEDGNWSPMRSKREVQDVSASYNGVDSDSSRTDSHEHKRGSSKDNGKNVDVIDLTLDSSSEEELDDEPPLKRACPSMSPVSPPPSKGVLNLHSPSPPLSRAPSMPTVETSYIPPPPPLIQDYRHYYHTTSDLPDLNFFSFLQGDNQHYNMVMAAAAAASASASEDHDLLLNRFLPYGSPQMLRDQPGTPGSSTLAATNGGSNSGSTSSLVSSSSLRDRDKDRDRDTISGLSRSSVEAAAAAAIYGSISDVISLD
- the pias1b gene encoding E3 SUMO-protein ligase PIAS1 isoform X2, which produces MQMVMSLRVSELQVLLGYAGRNKHGRKHELLTKALHLLKAGCSPPVQMKIKELYRRRFPTKMVSPVDLALPSVHSASSLPAGLAQLGFDSHGSTSPLLPVSLLGPKHELGLPHLPSALHPVHPDVKLQRLPFYDVLDELIKPTSLASDNSQRFQEACYAFALTPQQVQQISSSMDISGTKCDFAVQVQLRFCLSETSCPQEDHFPPNLCVKVNSKPCNLPGYLPPTKNGVEPKRPSRPINITSLVRLSTTVANTIVVSWTSEIGRSFSMAVYLVRQQSSAVLLQRLRAKGIRNPDHSRALIKEKLTADPESEIATTSLRVSLLCPLGKMRLTIPCRALTCSHLQCFDATLYIQMNEKKPTWVCPVCDKKAPYEHLIIDGLFMEILNSCSDCDEIQFKEDGNWSPMRSKREVQDVSASYNGVDSDSSRTDSHEHKRGSSKDNGKNVDVIDLTLDSSSEEELDDEPPLKRACPSMSPVSPPPSKGVLNLHSPSPPLSRAPSMPTVETSYIPPPPPLIQDYRHYYHTTSDLPDLNFFSFLQGDNQHYNMVMAAAAAASASASEDHDLLLNRFLPYGSPQMLRDQPGTPGSSTLAATNGGSNSGSTSSLVSSSSLRDRDKDRDRDTISGLSRSSVEAAAAAAIYGSISDVISLD